A region of Myxococcus stipitatus DSM 14675 DNA encodes the following proteins:
- a CDS encoding AarF/UbiB family protein, with translation MNDARAVVAGAMGGFMEQRLVDFDERPARVSVFGQIHAATLKRGGAPVWVAVRDPNAEQRLNDELQEMELFFARLGRTNELRHVPWERLARELRASLRDGLDLRIQAHAMRELRKQVRRYPGASSPRVFQRLCGPEVLVAERVEGPSLEEVEARALDVGGPEAWFVEHGTDPEVLASRLWRSFMRQLVEARTLVPVQGMRDIVLLGDNRFCYRFEPFVLPLEMGVPRAEAFHFLLHALLRRSYEGAFFPLLRLAEPLPPLEPYHLKKVVSREVRAWAQRAEVETLPSETRSFGALFETVHTTMRRHSIIFDSAVLRACQELRRLEGALFTLDSHFRVASELRRFFKRSVRRAARRLTVQAQTPQAPDWEAMGQASFAAIESARSSAEQASRASLPFASESTLVAYVFSHAAGFVSTVFIVTVVLLVMLVARMTLDVPLSTDSWVERAVAAGGLPAVPVFVMGLVSSAVGAWGLRRLALRFAERDSHLPARRGL, from the coding sequence ATGAACGACGCGCGCGCGGTGGTCGCGGGCGCCATGGGTGGTTTCATGGAGCAGCGGCTCGTGGACTTCGACGAGCGGCCCGCGCGTGTCTCGGTCTTCGGGCAGATTCATGCCGCCACCTTGAAGCGTGGCGGCGCGCCCGTCTGGGTGGCCGTCCGGGACCCCAACGCCGAGCAGCGATTGAATGACGAGCTCCAGGAGATGGAGCTCTTCTTCGCCCGGCTGGGCCGGACGAACGAGCTGCGCCACGTTCCCTGGGAGCGGCTGGCGCGCGAGCTGCGTGCGTCATTGAGGGATGGGTTGGACCTGCGCATCCAGGCCCATGCGATGCGGGAGCTGCGCAAGCAGGTCCGCCGCTATCCAGGCGCCAGCTCCCCGCGCGTCTTCCAGCGGCTGTGTGGCCCGGAGGTCCTGGTGGCGGAGCGGGTGGAGGGGCCCTCGCTGGAGGAGGTGGAGGCGAGGGCGCTCGACGTGGGGGGGCCGGAGGCCTGGTTCGTGGAGCACGGGACGGACCCGGAGGTGCTGGCGTCCCGACTCTGGCGCTCCTTCATGCGGCAGCTCGTGGAGGCGCGGACGCTGGTCCCCGTGCAGGGGATGCGGGACATCGTCCTCCTGGGCGACAACCGGTTCTGCTATCGCTTCGAGCCGTTCGTGCTCCCGCTCGAGATGGGCGTGCCCCGCGCGGAGGCCTTCCACTTCCTGCTGCACGCGCTGCTGCGGCGCTCCTACGAGGGGGCCTTCTTCCCGCTGCTGCGGCTGGCCGAGCCCCTGCCTCCGCTGGAGCCCTACCACCTCAAGAAGGTGGTCTCCCGGGAGGTCCGCGCCTGGGCCCAGCGCGCGGAGGTGGAGACGCTGCCCAGCGAGACGCGCTCCTTCGGCGCCCTCTTCGAGACGGTCCACACGACGATGCGGCGGCACTCCATCATCTTCGACTCGGCGGTCCTTCGCGCCTGCCAGGAGCTGCGCCGCCTGGAGGGGGCCTTGTTCACCCTGGACTCGCACTTCCGCGTCGCGTCGGAGCTGCGGCGCTTCTTCAAGCGCAGCGTGCGGCGGGCCGCGCGGCGGCTCACGGTCCAGGCGCAGACGCCCCAGGCGCCGGATTGGGAGGCGATGGGGCAGGCCTCCTTCGCCGCCATCGAGTCCGCGCGGAGCTCCGCGGAGCAGGCCTCGCGCGCCTCGTTGCCCTTCGCGTCCGAATCCACGCTCGTGGCGTATGTCTTCTCCCATGCCGCCGGATTCGTGAGCACTGTCTTCATCGTGACGGTGGTGTTGCTGGTGATGTTGGTGGCACGGATGACACTCGACGTCCCGCTCTCCACGGACTCCTGGGTGGAAAGGGCCGTTGCGGCTGGAGGATTGCCGGCCGTGCCTGTGTTTGTGATGGGTTTGGTGAGCTCGGCAGTGGGTGCGTGGGGACTGCGGCGACTGGCGCTGCGCTTTGCTGAGAGAGATAGCCACCTTCCCGCGCGGAGGGGGCTATAA
- a CDS encoding MptD family putative ECF transporter S component — protein sequence MAYGLQHLKARDLITIGVFNALIIVVYIVMQTILQPMPGMGLFNGGVSAFIMAPLYLILVSRVQKRGVFFITAALYSLLVMSVGMYSAVPPVLLAGVLADLIAGVQSFRNLSAVITGYIVFKTLEAVGNYSVVVINPERFAATMEPSMRARWLEGAAMFNAWMGAFVLVFTVTGALAGGVLASRILRKHFIKAGLVSAAPEEKVELAVPPV from the coding sequence ATGGCCTATGGTCTGCAGCACCTGAAAGCCCGCGATCTCATTACGATCGGCGTCTTCAACGCGCTCATCATCGTGGTCTACATCGTCATGCAGACCATCCTTCAGCCGATGCCTGGGATGGGGCTGTTCAATGGCGGGGTGAGCGCCTTCATCATGGCGCCGCTCTACCTCATCCTCGTGTCGCGCGTGCAGAAGCGCGGGGTCTTCTTCATCACCGCGGCGCTCTACTCCCTGCTGGTGATGTCGGTGGGCATGTACTCGGCCGTGCCGCCCGTGCTGCTCGCGGGCGTGCTGGCGGACCTCATCGCCGGGGTGCAGTCATTCCGGAACCTGTCGGCGGTCATCACGGGCTACATCGTCTTCAAGACGCTGGAGGCGGTGGGCAACTACTCCGTCGTCGTCATCAACCCGGAGCGCTTCGCGGCGACCATGGAGCCCAGCATGCGCGCCCGGTGGCTGGAGGGCGCGGCGATGTTCAATGCCTGGATGGGCGCCTTCGTGTTGGTCTTCACCGTGACGGGCGCACTCGCGGGGGGCGTGCTCGCCAGCCGCATCCTGCGCAAACACTTCATCAAGGCGGGGCTGGTCTCCGCCGCGCCGGAGGAGAAGGTGGAATTGGCCGTGCCTCCGGTCTGA
- a CDS encoding amino acid adenylation domain-containing protein produces the protein MLFQYLSESARSTPRQTAVIDGTRLCSYEELDRASNQVARTLRELGIGHGSRVGLHLDKSLEAVVGLFGILKAGAAYVPIDPSSPEWRVKFIVRDCRLAGVLTTRAWFDSLREVETLGCLLLVDGSATNLPLPAASRPVVPVTLTWEDVRAKSTEPVPPAPEATPEDLAYVLYTSGSTGQPKGVMHSHRAAHAFVEWAFNLAEVQPGDHVSSHAPFHFDLSVFDVFAAAKGAAALVLVPTSLSVFPRELADFIATREIAIWYSVPSVLTQLVTRGELSRHRFPRLRTVLFAGEVFPIKYLREFAATIPGPRYFNLYGPTETNVCTFHRVTLADLSRSAPLPIGQVCCGDQAFIVRDDGVLAADGEEGELCVAGPTLMSGYWGQAALTCQGLGPIPGHPLAYRTGDRVVRERGVMRFLGRGDEQVKVRGHRVELSAIEEVLLRHPDVEESAALTLPDELAGNELRAFVVLRDNASVSPQDLRRHCGEYLPRFMIPARIDTCESLPRTTTGKRDKVRLQEQARQLV, from the coding sequence ATGCTGTTTCAGTATCTCTCTGAAAGCGCCCGGTCCACCCCTCGCCAGACGGCCGTCATCGACGGGACGCGGCTGTGCTCCTACGAGGAGCTGGACCGAGCCTCCAACCAGGTCGCGCGGACGCTGCGGGAGCTGGGGATTGGCCATGGCTCGCGCGTCGGGCTGCACCTGGACAAGTCGCTCGAGGCGGTGGTGGGCCTGTTCGGCATCCTCAAGGCCGGCGCGGCCTACGTCCCCATCGACCCGTCCTCGCCCGAGTGGCGGGTGAAGTTCATCGTCCGGGACTGCCGGCTCGCGGGGGTCCTCACCACGCGCGCCTGGTTCGACTCGCTCCGGGAAGTGGAGACGTTGGGGTGTCTGCTCCTGGTGGACGGGAGCGCGACGAACCTGCCGCTCCCGGCCGCCTCGCGCCCCGTCGTCCCCGTCACGCTGACGTGGGAGGACGTGCGCGCGAAGTCCACCGAGCCCGTGCCCCCCGCGCCCGAGGCCACGCCCGAGGACCTGGCCTACGTCCTCTACACGTCCGGCTCCACGGGCCAGCCCAAGGGCGTCATGCACAGCCACCGCGCGGCGCACGCCTTCGTCGAGTGGGCCTTCAACCTGGCCGAGGTCCAGCCCGGGGACCACGTCAGCAGTCACGCCCCGTTCCACTTCGACCTGTCTGTCTTCGACGTGTTCGCGGCCGCGAAGGGCGCCGCGGCGCTGGTGCTGGTCCCCACGTCGCTGTCTGTCTTTCCCCGGGAGCTGGCGGACTTCATCGCGACGCGAGAGATTGCCATCTGGTATTCGGTGCCGTCGGTCCTGACGCAGCTGGTGACGCGGGGCGAGCTGTCGCGGCACCGGTTCCCCCGGCTGCGCACCGTGCTCTTCGCCGGAGAGGTCTTCCCCATCAAGTACCTGCGCGAGTTCGCCGCCACCATCCCCGGGCCCCGCTACTTCAACCTCTACGGCCCCACCGAGACGAACGTCTGCACGTTCCATCGCGTCACCCTCGCGGACCTGTCCCGCTCCGCGCCGCTGCCCATCGGACAGGTGTGCTGCGGCGACCAGGCCTTCATCGTCCGCGACGACGGCGTGCTGGCGGCGGACGGAGAGGAGGGGGAGCTGTGCGTCGCGGGCCCCACTCTGATGAGCGGGTACTGGGGACAGGCGGCGCTCACGTGTCAGGGACTGGGTCCCATCCCAGGACATCCCCTGGCCTATCGCACCGGAGACCGCGTCGTGCGCGAGCGGGGGGTGATGCGCTTCCTGGGCCGCGGGGACGAGCAGGTCAAGGTGCGGGGACACCGCGTCGAGCTGAGCGCCATCGAAGAGGTGCTCCTGCGCCACCCCGATGTCGAGGAGAGCGCCGCGCTGACGCTGCCGGACGAGCTCGCCGGCAACGAGCTGCGCGCCTTCGTGGTGCTGCGAGACAACGCGAGCGTGAGCCCTCAGGACCTGCGGCGGCACTGCGGGGAGTACCTGCCTCGCTTCATGATTCCAGCGCGCATCGACACCTGCGAATCCCTGCCGAGGACCACCACTGGCAAGCGGGACAAGGTCCGACTCCAGGAGCAGGCGCGGCAGCTCGTGTGA
- the fabD gene encoding ACP S-malonyltransferase — translation MRIHVFPGQGSQRLGMGAELFDSAPDELAAADAVLGWSVRELCLHDVNGNLHQTAWTQPALYVVNALSYLKKVRETGQRPEMVAGHSLGEYNALFAAGAFDFITGLRLVQRRAAVMARAREGGMAAVIGLSAARVREVLRDEGLSDLDLANLNAPEQQVLSGPLESLAKAEGSFSRVGAKAFKRLPVSAAFHSRCMRDARQEFEAFIEDFVLSSPRIPVVSNVEAKPYPRGALKRLLVEQITSPVRWEESVQYLLKQPGADIEEVGPGRVLTALVAQVRRQVES, via the coding sequence ATGCGAATCCATGTGTTTCCGGGACAGGGCTCGCAACGCCTGGGAATGGGGGCGGAGCTGTTCGACAGCGCACCGGATGAGCTCGCGGCGGCGGACGCCGTCCTGGGCTGGTCGGTTCGTGAGCTGTGCCTCCATGATGTGAATGGAAATCTTCACCAGACGGCATGGACGCAGCCCGCGCTCTATGTCGTGAATGCCCTGTCATATCTCAAGAAGGTGCGTGAGACGGGCCAGCGGCCGGAGATGGTCGCGGGACACAGCCTGGGTGAGTACAACGCGCTCTTCGCCGCGGGGGCCTTCGACTTCATCACGGGCCTGCGGCTGGTCCAGCGCCGGGCGGCGGTGATGGCTCGGGCGCGTGAGGGGGGCATGGCCGCGGTCATCGGGCTGTCCGCCGCACGTGTCCGGGAGGTGTTGCGCGACGAGGGCTTGAGCGACCTGGACCTCGCGAACCTCAATGCGCCGGAGCAGCAGGTGCTCTCCGGGCCGCTCGAGTCCCTGGCGAAGGCCGAAGGCAGCTTCAGCCGGGTGGGGGCGAAGGCTTTCAAGCGGCTGCCGGTGAGTGCCGCGTTTCATTCGCGATGCATGCGTGACGCGCGACAGGAGTTCGAGGCCTTCATCGAGGACTTCGTGCTCTCGTCGCCGCGGATTCCCGTGGTGTCGAATGTCGAGGCGAAGCCCTATCCCCGTGGCGCCCTCAAGCGGTTGCTCGTCGAGCAGATCACCTCCCCGGTGCGGTGGGAGGAGTCTGTTCAATATCTGTTGAAACAACCCGGAGCGGACATCGAGGAGGTCGGACCGGGACGTGTGCTGACGGCGCTGGTCGCGCAAGTCCGTCGGCAGGTGGAGTCATGA
- a CDS encoding acyl-CoA dehydrogenase family protein, translating to MDFAWTPDERRMRTAAVAFARERLAFDLVSLDARGDFNQEGWQRLASFGAAGFPIPRRYGGSELSLSVTAHALEGLGYACADNGLLFALGAHLWACTLPILLFGNEAQRERYLPALARGKRLGGHAMTEPEAGSDVAALQTTATRKGDTYVLQGRKAFVTNGPVADVLIVFATVDPSRGREGLTAFIVEKGLPGLHIEPTGPRMGMRTASLGELRFESCELPVSSRLGEEGAGLTLFSQMMEYERGLVLAPALGAMERTMERCIRRARERQQFGKSIGGFQAISTKLVEMKLRLETARGLVYRFAWLKQQGRSAMFEASLVKLHVSESWVQTSMDAVQLHGGLGYLTETELEREVRDALGSRIFSGTSELQRELVARSMGL from the coding sequence ATGGATTTCGCGTGGACCCCCGACGAGCGTCGGATGAGGACGGCGGCGGTCGCTTTCGCACGGGAGCGGCTCGCCTTCGACCTGGTCTCCCTGGATGCGCGGGGCGACTTCAATCAAGAAGGCTGGCAGCGGCTCGCGAGCTTCGGCGCCGCGGGCTTCCCCATTCCCCGCCGGTACGGAGGCAGCGAGCTGTCGCTCTCCGTCACCGCGCACGCGCTGGAGGGCCTGGGCTACGCCTGCGCCGACAACGGGCTGCTCTTCGCCCTGGGCGCGCACCTGTGGGCCTGCACCCTGCCCATCCTGCTGTTCGGCAACGAGGCGCAGCGGGAGCGGTACCTGCCAGCGCTCGCGCGCGGAAAGCGCCTGGGCGGCCATGCGATGACGGAGCCCGAGGCGGGCTCGGATGTCGCCGCGCTCCAGACGACCGCCACGCGCAAGGGCGACACCTACGTCCTCCAGGGGCGCAAGGCCTTCGTCACCAACGGCCCCGTGGCGGACGTGCTGATTGTCTTCGCCACGGTGGACCCCTCACGAGGCCGCGAAGGGCTCACCGCCTTCATCGTCGAGAAGGGGCTGCCAGGGCTGCACATCGAGCCCACCGGCCCCCGGATGGGGATGCGGACGGCGAGCCTGGGCGAGCTGCGGTTCGAGTCGTGCGAGCTGCCCGTCTCGAGCCGCCTGGGCGAGGAAGGCGCCGGCCTGACGCTGTTCTCGCAGATGATGGAGTACGAGCGTGGCCTCGTCCTCGCGCCCGCGCTGGGGGCGATGGAGCGGACCATGGAGCGCTGCATCCGGCGCGCCCGGGAGCGCCAGCAGTTCGGCAAGTCGATTGGCGGCTTCCAGGCCATCTCCACCAAGCTCGTGGAGATGAAGCTGCGCCTCGAGACGGCGCGCGGGCTCGTGTACCGCTTCGCCTGGCTCAAGCAGCAGGGACGCTCGGCGATGTTCGAGGCCTCGCTCGTCAAGCTCCACGTCAGCGAGTCCTGGGTGCAGACGAGCATGGACGCGGTGCAGCTCCACGGCGGGCTCGGCTACCTCACCGAGACGGAGCTGGAGCGTGAGGTGCGTGACGCATTGGGAAGCCGGATCTTCTCCGGAACCTCGGAGCTCCAACGCGAGCTCGTGGCCCGCTCCATGGGCCTGTGA
- a CDS encoding OmpA family protein, whose protein sequence is MSTSEATSYTFRVVNADGSVFGKGCFTHEGPPARGAVTIPAASGPKLTELWYSDPLVGTLRLADVRAFAFGPEQFALQLASGDQSVELKGGSATTAKPGPIASHRHGGNDFTSQGRSLEFPQPSEALPEATQGAATVSAVDLVVVIDASKSMRPEAVGLSETLNAAIEVARTRCPCDLRVTYLGIEGLFQGTRFDTTVRDYLRETAGANEAELKSRAYTWVAGGKVREDGGRAIEDLSNHFDWRPEAQRAVFFLGDEGLDGGGDVNARDVVGANKAIQTAQKARVRVHTYLGVTDASPWELEALKHEYARVAEETGGQSFLVQQTLEGFQDMLTSVICGSKSAPQAGAPVRSCCQAAVESPTAAVAATTSYTFRVLGADGALFGKGCFTHEGPPTPSAVTIPPATGPKLTAFWYHDAIVGSLRLEDVRALSFAPEQFSLALANPDSTLDLKAAGASPAKPGTVTQHRGKEGDFASQSRVVEFPRWAEPTVTVTEGQMTVPAVDLVVAIDASKSMREEAVGLSEMVGSAIKAAQTRCPSNLRVTYLGIEGTFGGTRFDTTVRDYLLKSVGADEAELKSRRFTWIAGGKVREDGARTIQDLSAHFDWRTGAQRAIFFLGDEGLNGGGELAAKDIAAANHAIEAAVSAEVRVHTYLGASKVKGLEALESEYARVARETGGQAYTVQRSLSGLQSMLESVICGSKPPPVTTTTEFRCCQACVEDFVAPKPAPPPAPEPAKVVVEDGKLRTLEKVYFASDKDNAIPESLPILDHVFELLRTHTDIKKLRIEAHTDNAGTKTYNQDLSARRAKWVRQYLIQKGIAEERLDSAGFGLTKPIDSNATPQGRANNRRVEFVIVEEQPPPPVARPM, encoded by the coding sequence ATGTCCACGTCCGAGGCCACCAGTTACACGTTCCGGGTCGTCAACGCGGATGGGTCCGTGTTCGGCAAGGGCTGCTTCACCCACGAGGGTCCGCCCGCCCGAGGCGCCGTCACGATTCCCGCGGCCAGCGGCCCGAAGCTGACGGAGCTCTGGTACAGCGACCCGCTCGTGGGCACCCTGCGGCTCGCGGACGTGCGGGCTTTCGCCTTCGGCCCGGAGCAGTTCGCCCTCCAGCTCGCCAGCGGGGATCAGTCCGTGGAGCTCAAGGGCGGCAGCGCCACCACCGCGAAGCCCGGCCCCATCGCCAGTCACCGCCATGGCGGCAATGACTTCACCAGCCAGGGACGAAGCCTGGAGTTCCCCCAGCCCTCGGAGGCCCTCCCCGAGGCGACGCAGGGCGCCGCCACCGTGTCGGCGGTGGACCTGGTCGTGGTCATCGACGCCAGCAAGTCCATGCGCCCGGAGGCCGTCGGCCTGAGCGAGACGCTCAACGCCGCCATCGAGGTCGCCCGCACGCGCTGCCCCTGTGACTTGCGCGTCACCTACCTGGGCATCGAAGGCCTCTTCCAGGGCACGCGCTTCGACACCACCGTGCGCGACTACCTGCGGGAGACCGCGGGCGCCAACGAGGCGGAGCTCAAGAGCCGCGCCTACACCTGGGTCGCCGGAGGCAAGGTCCGCGAGGACGGAGGGCGGGCCATCGAGGACCTCTCCAACCACTTCGACTGGCGCCCCGAGGCCCAGCGCGCCGTCTTCTTCCTGGGCGACGAGGGCCTGGACGGAGGTGGCGACGTCAACGCGAGGGATGTCGTCGGCGCCAACAAGGCCATCCAGACCGCGCAGAAGGCCCGGGTGCGCGTCCACACCTACCTGGGGGTGACCGATGCCTCCCCCTGGGAGCTGGAGGCGCTGAAGCACGAATACGCCCGCGTCGCGGAGGAGACGGGCGGACAGTCCTTCCTGGTGCAGCAGACGCTGGAAGGCTTCCAGGACATGCTCACGAGCGTCATCTGCGGCAGCAAGTCCGCGCCCCAGGCCGGTGCGCCCGTGAGGAGCTGCTGCCAGGCCGCCGTGGAGAGCCCGACCGCGGCGGTGGCCGCGACCACCAGCTACACGTTCCGGGTGCTCGGCGCGGACGGTGCCTTGTTCGGCAAGGGCTGCTTCACCCACGAGGGCCCGCCGACCCCGAGCGCCGTCACCATCCCCCCCGCCACCGGCCCCAAGCTGACGGCGTTCTGGTACCACGACGCCATCGTCGGCAGCCTGCGGCTCGAGGACGTCCGCGCGCTCTCGTTCGCTCCGGAGCAGTTCTCCCTGGCGCTCGCCAACCCGGACAGCACGCTGGACCTGAAGGCGGCGGGCGCCTCACCCGCGAAGCCGGGCACCGTCACCCAGCACCGCGGCAAGGAGGGCGACTTCGCCAGCCAGAGCCGGGTGGTGGAGTTCCCGCGCTGGGCCGAGCCCACCGTCACCGTCACCGAAGGCCAGATGACGGTGCCCGCGGTGGACCTGGTCGTGGCCATCGACGCGAGCAAGTCCATGCGCGAGGAGGCCGTGGGGCTCAGTGAGATGGTGGGCTCCGCCATCAAGGCCGCCCAGACGCGCTGCCCGTCGAACCTGCGCGTCACCTACCTGGGCATCGAGGGCACCTTCGGAGGCACGCGCTTCGACACCACCGTGCGCGACTACCTGCTGAAGTCCGTCGGCGCGGACGAGGCGGAGCTGAAGAGCCGCCGCTTCACCTGGATTGCCGGAGGCAAGGTCCGCGAGGACGGAGCGCGGACCATCCAGGACCTCAGCGCCCACTTCGATTGGCGCACGGGCGCGCAGCGCGCCATCTTCTTCCTGGGCGACGAGGGGCTCAACGGCGGAGGGGAGCTTGCCGCCAAGGACATCGCCGCCGCCAACCACGCCATCGAGGCCGCCGTCTCCGCCGAGGTCCGCGTCCACACCTACCTGGGCGCGAGCAAGGTCAAGGGCCTGGAGGCGCTCGAGTCCGAGTACGCCCGCGTGGCGAGGGAGACAGGGGGCCAGGCCTACACGGTGCAGCGCTCGCTGAGCGGCCTCCAGAGCATGCTCGAGAGCGTCATCTGCGGCAGCAAGCCGCCCCCTGTCACCACCACCACGGAGTTCCGCTGCTGCCAGGCCTGCGTGGAGGACTTCGTCGCGCCCAAGCCCGCGCCGCCTCCCGCGCCGGAGCCCGCCAAGGTGGTGGTGGAGGACGGCAAGCTGCGCACGCTCGAGAAGGTCTACTTCGCCTCCGACAAGGACAACGCCATCCCGGAGTCCCTGCCGATTCTCGACCACGTCTTCGAACTGCTCCGCACGCACACCGACATCAAGAAGCTGCGCATCGAGGCCCACACCGACAACGCGGGCACCAAGACGTACAACCAGGACCTGTCCGCGCGGCGGGCCAAGTGGGTGCGCCAGTATCTCATCCAGAAGGGCATCGCCGAGGAGCGGCTGGACTCCGCGGGCTTCGGGTTGACCAAGCCCATCGACAGCAACGCCACGCCGCAGGGCCGGGCCAACAACCGGCGCGTGGAGTTCGTCATCGTCGAGGAGCAGCCCCCACCGCCCGTCGCCCGGCCGATGTGA
- a CDS encoding energy-coupling factor transporter transmembrane component T, protein MSAGEANVYAGLDARLKLFQLFLVSLCAFVTKTLTAQILLLEVVLVLGLVAGQRQTVARFLWMAVPLVLYVVFGGGGTGTSMWVFFLRFLAFAVLKFSSPALLVLYLVRLEDLSAVIQALERLRFPRQVTLPLAVAIRFVPSLQYEYASIRDAMRLRGVAPTLRRFYAYPAQTLELTVIPLLMRAVRISEELSISALTRGMEREGDKSWYQPLVWTRTDTVGFIATALVGVLLFAVDLVAM, encoded by the coding sequence ATGAGCGCGGGCGAGGCCAACGTCTACGCGGGCCTGGACGCGCGGCTGAAGCTCTTCCAGCTCTTCCTGGTGAGCCTGTGTGCCTTCGTCACGAAGACACTCACCGCCCAAATCCTCCTCCTGGAGGTCGTCCTCGTGCTGGGCCTGGTCGCGGGACAGCGGCAGACGGTGGCGCGCTTCCTGTGGATGGCCGTCCCGCTGGTGCTCTACGTCGTCTTCGGGGGCGGGGGCACGGGCACGTCGATGTGGGTCTTCTTCCTCCGGTTCCTGGCGTTCGCCGTGCTGAAGTTCTCGTCCCCGGCGCTGCTGGTGCTGTACCTGGTGCGCCTGGAGGACCTGTCCGCGGTCATCCAGGCCCTGGAGCGGCTGCGGTTCCCCCGGCAGGTCACCTTGCCGCTCGCGGTGGCGATCCGCTTCGTCCCCTCGCTGCAATACGAGTACGCCAGCATCCGGGATGCGATGCGGCTGCGCGGCGTGGCGCCCACGCTGCGGCGCTTCTACGCGTACCCCGCGCAGACGCTGGAGCTCACCGTCATCCCGCTGTTGATGCGCGCGGTGCGCATCTCCGAGGAGCTCTCCATCTCCGCCCTCACGCGCGGCATGGAGCGCGAGGGCGACAAGAGCTGGTACCAGCCGCTCGTCTGGACGCGGACGGACACCGTGGGCTTCATCGCGACGGCGCTCGTGGGCGTGCTGCTCTTCGCCGTCGACCTCGTCGCGATGTGA
- a CDS encoding acyl carrier protein: protein MKEPVTSYTEEQVGQIIRAHIEKEFLYRSKGPELGEDNSLITRGIIDSMGIFRLVNFLEQRFEISVTPSDIAMENFRSLRAIRTFTCSRLSCTGQRESA from the coding sequence GTGAAAGAACCCGTGACGAGCTACACCGAGGAGCAGGTCGGCCAAATCATCCGCGCGCACATCGAGAAGGAGTTCCTCTATCGGAGCAAGGGCCCGGAGCTGGGTGAGGACAACAGCCTCATCACCCGCGGAATCATCGACTCGATGGGCATCTTCCGGTTGGTGAACTTCCTCGAGCAGCGGTTCGAGATTTCCGTCACCCCCTCCGACATCGCGATGGAGAACTTCCGCAGCCTGCGCGCCATCCGGACCTTCACCTGCTCCCGACTGAGCTGTACCGGCCAACGGGAGTCCGCCTGA
- a CDS encoding ABC transporter ATP-binding protein — MAPVVQIEGVSFRYQHGDGDGLDDVSLTLEPGELAVVVGASGCGKTTLTRVVNGLVPRFFEGKLQGTVRINGQDVGGWSIGQIGQQVGSVFQDPRSQFFTTSATSEVAFASEHFGVPTDVMKERVDEAFERLGIHNLRGRSVFELSTGERQKVALASAYAMRPSVYVLDEPSANLDPQATRHLGLIIDMLRKDGAVVLVAEHRLYYLAGILDKLIHMRQGRIVEVFERKALHALPPSALEARGLRQVDLSHAKLGALPPVRRDDIYFQSHDVSLAFGERVVLGGVTAQASRGEVVGLIGRNGSGKTTFARVATGLLEQRTGRIRHAYKVVSAKQRRAGSFFVLQDADYQLYTESVLDELMLGLPDTASTRRRAMETLARFDIERLAARHPQSLSGGQKQRLTIAVAAMRRADVLFLDEPTSGLDATNLQRVGEEVRLLADQGQVVFVISHDYELLAQCCPRILRLEGGRTAADYLLDVGSARRLRMDLDLPSARSPSWVWA; from the coding sequence ATGGCGCCCGTCGTCCAGATAGAGGGAGTCTCGTTCCGCTACCAGCATGGCGACGGCGATGGCCTGGATGACGTTTCGCTGACCCTGGAGCCGGGTGAGCTGGCGGTGGTGGTGGGAGCGAGTGGTTGTGGGAAGACGACCCTCACGCGGGTCGTCAATGGCCTGGTGCCCCGGTTCTTCGAGGGGAAGCTCCAGGGCACGGTCCGCATCAATGGGCAGGACGTGGGCGGGTGGTCCATCGGGCAGATTGGCCAGCAGGTGGGGAGCGTCTTCCAGGACCCTCGCTCGCAGTTCTTCACCACGTCCGCGACGTCGGAAGTGGCCTTCGCCTCGGAGCACTTCGGTGTCCCCACCGACGTGATGAAGGAGCGGGTGGACGAGGCCTTCGAGCGGCTGGGAATCCACAACCTGCGAGGCCGGAGCGTGTTCGAGCTGTCGACGGGAGAGCGGCAGAAGGTGGCGCTCGCGTCGGCGTATGCGATGCGCCCCAGCGTCTATGTGCTCGACGAGCCCTCGGCGAACCTGGACCCGCAGGCGACGCGCCACCTGGGGCTCATCATCGACATGCTGCGAAAGGACGGGGCGGTGGTCCTCGTCGCGGAGCACCGCCTGTATTACCTGGCCGGCATCCTCGATAAGCTCATCCACATGCGGCAGGGGCGAATCGTGGAGGTCTTCGAGCGCAAGGCCTTGCACGCGCTGCCACCGTCGGCGCTGGAGGCTCGCGGGCTGCGTCAGGTGGACCTCAGCCACGCGAAGCTGGGCGCGCTGCCCCCGGTGCGGCGGGACGACATCTACTTCCAGAGCCATGACGTCTCATTGGCCTTCGGCGAGCGGGTGGTGCTGGGCGGCGTCACCGCTCAGGCCTCGCGCGGCGAGGTGGTGGGGCTCATCGGCCGGAACGGCTCGGGCAAGACGACCTTCGCGCGCGTGGCCACGGGGCTCCTGGAGCAGCGCACGGGCCGCATCCGCCATGCCTACAAGGTCGTCTCCGCGAAGCAGCGGCGCGCCGGCTCGTTCTTCGTCCTCCAGGACGCGGACTACCAGCTCTACACGGAGTCTGTCCTCGACGAGCTGATGCTCGGGTTGCCGGACACGGCCTCGACGCGGCGGCGGGCCATGGAGACCCTGGCGCGCTTCGACATCGAGCGGCTGGCGGCGCGGCACCCGCAGTCCCTCTCCGGAGGGCAGAAGCAGCGCCTGACGATCGCCGTGGCCGCGATGCGCCGCGCGGATGTCCTCTTCCTGGATGAGCCCACCAGTGGCCTCGACGCGACGAACCTCCAGCGCGTGGGCGAGGAGGTTCGCCTGCTGGCGGACCAGGGGCAGGTGGTGTTCGTCATCTCGCACGACTACGAGCTGCTCGCGCAGTGCTGTCCACGCATCCTGCGGCTCGAGGGCGGACGCACCGCGGCCGACTACCTGCTGGACGTCGGCTCCGCGCGGCGCCTGCGCATGGACCTGGACCTCCCCTCGGCGCGCTCTCCTTCCTGGGTCTGGGCATGA